The window ACGTAGCAAAGGTGTCTACCATAACGAAATACAACGAGATGGATGATACATACCACCGATGTGTTCTGCAGAATGTTGCAGGCAATAGTAATCGTGGCCTGTTCCATTTCAGATGATAcattaattattatttttgcagGTAGATGATACATTAATATATGGTCATAATTAAATTGTATATTAAAATCATTGTCTATGGAGCTTGCTTTCTCCAAATATATtgaaaaattaattttatttcatttGTGTGAGTGGTGCTCAAATGTGGTTTATCTAGACCGTCCAAAAATACTCATAAACATGTTTGTATTTTCTAAAGGAATATGTTATTACTCTTCCGGCCTGATATTTTCTTGATGCTCAACATGTTTCTATAGGATGGTTACTAATGTAAGCAGGGATGTGTGAATTTTATTTGCACGAGATGGGCTCTATGGTTCTTTGATCCCACCCATGTAACACCCCTAATTTGCATTATTTCACTTTAAACAAATCATAAATAATAATAGCAAGCTAGCAATTTGTTTCAATCATAAAAATTGACTTACTGCAAACATATTCTTCAAAAGCGAAGCTATGTTGATGAGTACTTGGAGCTCCATGCCGTATAGGTTGGACATTAAAGGATATGTTGCAAGGAGAAGTACAGATAATACCTGAAAAAGTGTACATTTAGTACTGGACAATAGATTCGCCGTATTAAAGAGCATGTCGACATCAAATGGTCTTCTCACATACCGCCGCAGAGCGTAATGGCTTGATTAACCCAACATACTTGGCAAGTAATGGGTAAATCACAAGTTGATACACCAAAACACCAAACCCTACAATATCAAACAAAACAACACCAATGCTACATGTAATACATAGAGGAGCAATGTTGTGCATATGTCGTATTCATTCATTTTGGGCTTAGTATGTCTCTCTTGCTGCTTGTGCAATGATCATATTATACGAGTTGAAGAAAAACATCACATACCTGAGATAGCTAGAATAGTACCAATGTCCTGAGATCTTAAACTCAGCCCCCGGTACTTTCGGCTGCTCACAGCCCACAGTGAAAATATCTGAAGATGAAATTTATAGAACACATGGAAAGTTGCTTTAGTTCCTTATTAAAAAAAAAGTTGATTTGGTTCCTGGTATGATTCTTCTCTAGGATAGGTAAAAGCATATTTTTCGTACTAAAATGTTGTTGGGTATGTTTGAGATACCTAAATATAGATTTACCTCGAAATAAGCTGTATCATGGAGAGAAAATACACAATAGAGGATTATTGCTGACATCAACCGCCGGTTCTTTAGTAGGCTCTTTGTAGATGCCATTCTTTCCGACCCGTATTCTTTAGTTTTCCCATCTTCTAAGATCGAGTCATcaacttgtacctccattgtgtcaataGCTTCTATTTTGTCGTCACAGTACATGTGCAGAGTTTCCTAAAAGTTCACTCATTAAAGTAGGAATTAATGGTATAGAATAGAATCATAGGGAGATTTTTGGAGCAATACCGGAAGCCAAATACATGTAATACATGCTCCTGCAGCTAGTACCGATATGACCAAGCAAGGGAGGAGGTATGGAAACCTATAAGATGTTTGAAAGTTTATCTTATCTTCCCAATGCTGCAAAATTTATATCACTGAAACATTATAAGTAATAATTTACCTCCCAAATATGGATTCCTCGGAGAAAAGATCCGGGTACTTTTTTGCAGGCTAACGCACAACAGAGAATACACAATGTTAGCCAGGGTGGGTCATATAAGATCACTAATTAGTCTCCAAAGAGACATGTTATGTTCATCATTCGAACAAATATTATATTTATCACTTTTACGGTTAAATACAGATTTTGTGGAAATTCCTTCGGAATAAAGCATTTTTTGAACTGCCATCACAGAAAAGTTCTTGCCTATTAGCCCAGTCTTTCGCATTTGCGCCAATTAGTAGAGGATCTATGTATTACTCTCAAGGTCTACACCATTTTTACATGTACCTATAGCGGCTCATTGAATTATTACAGTGATGGCTTTACTGGAAGACCACATGTAGCATATTTTCTATGGAGGGCTCCTGGAAATAATTGACCCTTAGTTTGATAAACCAGTTAAATACAATGTTAATTCAAGGATAGAATTCCATAACTCTACATCATAGTGGACTGATCCTCGCTTGTGCAAGAAATCCTCCAATGGCTGGTCCAATAATAAGAGCTATTGCCCGCGAAGATGTGACCTACGATATAATGTTTGATATAAATATCAGCTAGTAATTACCGAGTCAGAAAAACAAAACATAAAGATGAACTATTCTTACAAGAGAAATTCCTAGCGCTTGGTGTTCCTTTGTACAGACTTCTGAAGCATAGGCCTGGAGAGTGCAGATACAACAATGTGTGTTCAACATTTAAGTACTTCTTAATTAATCTTAGCCACTCAAACGATATTTTTTACCTTGATTGGTCCTAATATACCACATAGTAACCCAAGTAGCCCCCTAGTAAGAATTGCCATCCAGTAAGTCGTGCTAAGGCCAAAGAGGGTGTTAAGTAC is drawn from Triticum dicoccoides isolate Atlit2015 ecotype Zavitan chromosome 4A, WEW_v2.0, whole genome shotgun sequence and contains these coding sequences:
- the LOC119283825 gene encoding probable peptide/nitrate transporter At3g43790 translates to MAAPLLGKGRRVCREGCPGCRLDEANKANAGVPYLNFFFIWVVCLCAAFPIQSLFPYLYFMIQDLKVAKQEQDIGFYAGFGPTYFLGRTISAVPWGMFADKYGRKPCIVISILSVIVLNTLFGLSTTYWMAILTRGLLGLLCGILGPIKAYASEVCTKEHQALGISLVTSSRAIALIIGPAIGGFLAQPAKKYPDLFSEESIFGRFPYLLPCLVISVLAAGACITCIWLPETLHMYCDDKIEAIDTMEVQVDDSILEDGKTKEYGSERMASTKSLLKNRRLMSAIILYCVFSLHDTAYFEIFSLWAVSSRKYRGLSLRSQDIGTILAISGFGVLVYQLVIYPLLAKYVGLIKPLRSAAVLSVLLLATYPLMSNLYGMELQVLINIASLLKNMFAATITIACNILQNTSVPQEQRGVANGISVTLMSIFKAVAPAAAGILFSWSQENITGLFLPGDLIMFLMLNMVSVIGLLLTFKPFCSMPSATK